A window of Malania oleifera isolate guangnan ecotype guangnan chromosome 2, ASM2987363v1, whole genome shotgun sequence genomic DNA:
ATACAACTTGCACGTGTTTTTTTtcctaaaatctctctctctctctctctctctctctctctctctccgtggAGATAACAATACCATAAGTGTCTGGTGTTGCCGCGCCTGTTGATCTCCACGTGCTTATCTTGTTATCTCTTCTCTGCTGGCTTTCCTCCACTCATCGACCGCCATGCATGGACAACATATTCCGATTTTCCGCATTactaagcatatatatatacacgcgcgcacacacactTGTTCAAGCACAACCATTCtaccaaaagaaaaaagaaaaagcaatCAACAGATTAGAAGAGAAGAGTAGTACTAATGGCGGATGATCCAGATTTCACAGTAGAGCTAGACCTTACGAATTTTCCCTCCTACGGCTGGCCAGACTACAACAGTTTCATTGAAGACATTCGCCGACAATTGCCCGTCCGATACTCTCATAATCGCCCTGTGCTTACCCCTGAATCGCAGCCACCATCTCACTGGTTCCATGTCGTATTGCGAACTTCTGAAAACTACGCTGTGAGATTCGCCATGCGAGCAGACAACCTCTACCTGGTGGGCTACCGGTTCGAGAATTCTCAACAATGGTTCGAGTTCACCGAAACCGTCACAAGGGAAGATGGTTCTCGGGAAATTGTACAGCTCATTGACGAATCCACACTCCTAGGCTTCAGCGGGGGGTACAATGCTTTGCTGAGAGCTGCCGAAACCGAATGGACAAGTATAGGAGTAAATTTCACCGACGTCCAACAAGCTGTGGCGAATCTCAACACCGACAACGGCCAGCAAAGAGCAAAATCGCTgctaaaaataattataatgatcAGTGAAGCCATTAGATTTGAAGAACTCAGACAGTTTATATCCACAAATTACAACACTGCATCAGCAACAGTCACTCCCGAGCATCAAACCCTGGTGCGCAGTTGGGGAAACCTATCTGGCCGACTCCTGCGTGCCGACATCGACCCCGACTTGTATTACTTTCGACTCCCGGCGAACAATACTCTGCCCATACAAACGGCTGAGGAAGCAGCTGCTGCACTTGGCATCATCAAGGATTGTGTCGCAGTACGCCAATCTTCGACGTTCCAAAGGGTTTCTCGTGCGGCGAACCTTTACGGGGAACCACTGGTGGAGGTGTTCTCGGTGAGTATCAAAACCTCCGGCGGAGAGATCGGCCTCTACGGCATGGTCACCGTCACCGACGGTCTGAATTCTCAGTACATGTATGACAGGCTCAGAGAGGATCCCGAGTCCATTTATTCAGGTGATACTATTACGTTGACCGGACCGGCTCGAAGCATCTCTGCCTATGACAGCTTCACCATCGCTGTAGATCTCATGGACGAAAACGCAGATGCGTCCACTGATGAAGTCTCCTATGGGCAACTCTCTTGGAATGTTTTCGTGACAGCGAATGAGTACGACACGCCCTTGAAGAAGGATGTTGAAGGCAAGGGAGGCTCGGTAACAATAAGCTATATAGTGTTAAGCAACGCTGTACAGGCCAATGTGGAGATTATCCTCATAAACGGAGATGGGAAAGATCCTGCCCAAATTTTTGGAATTGTGACTGCTGCCAGCGACCAATTTTCTAATTATGAAAGTATGCTCAAGATATTGATCAAGTAACACCGGGGCAGCCCATTCCTTTGCAAAAATCTGCAGTGGCTGTACCATTGGACTCCGCCCTCGCAATCAGGGCGGAATTAAACATTCATGACAAAGATACAAATACCAATCACGAGATAGCAAACGACACGGTAATGTTTGCAACTAACATCTCTGGTACGTACACGAAGAATATTTCTGGAAAATATCGAGAAATTCAAGTGAACGTCACTTGGATAGATACATAAATCTTCTAAACTTCAAATGGCTTGGTAGGATGAGTGCTAGTTGTCACGAACCAGTGCTAATCAAAGATGGCATAGCAAACAGGCAAGGTGCGGGTCAATGTGAGTCTATGCGGGGCTTACGCGCCGCTTGCTCACCGTTTAAACTTGTGACACCACAACCCTGTGATAAATATGATCTTTGCTTAAGTAGttcttatatgtgtatttaaCATTCTATTTATGTCATGCAtttttcttatgtgtgtttagAAATATGCATGCGTATGGCCTTTTGGAGGCctttaaataaattaattcatATTATTTGATGTCTTTCAAGGTATCTTTGTTAATTAGTAGTTAAATCTATTTTGCATATGTGGCTTTAATTAATGAGGCCTTCGAATAAATCTCGTGATCTCAAATAAGAGAGTCATTTTCTATAACTTCTTTGGtcgtaattttttttaatttttttagtttaaaaCTTTGATCAACCAACAAGCATATATAAGCGGTTGGTGGTGATAAGTGTGCAACCTATGACATGAAAATAGAGAATAATATccttatatttcatatatttcaaagaatacatatgcacacacacaatatatatatatatatatatatatatatatatatatatatatatatatatatatatggctatCGTATCTCTATACAAGGAAAGAATCCCTAATTACGTCAATTTCAATTAATTACAATATTTCAGCACGCCTCCTCTAGTTGGTGCATAAATGTCACACATTCCCAACTTGTTCAAAAACTTTGTAAACACTCGATTTGAAACTATTTTGGTGAGGATATCAGCTAACTGGCCCTCTGATCAAATATTGTGCAACTCCACAATTCGCTCATCCAACTTCTCCTTAATGAAAAAACAATCTACCTCTACATGTTTTGTACGATCATGTTGCACTGGATTACGAGCAATATCACATGCTGCTTTATTAATGTCACAATATAGTCGAATTGGTTGTCGAGGCAAATAGCCCAAATCCCTCAAGAGAAGTTTTAGCCATAACACTTCACAAACTCCAAGTGTCATTCCTCTAAACTCAGTTTCTACACTTGATCGTCCAACAACATTTTTCTTTTTGCTTCTCCATGCAACAAGATTACTGTAGCACCCCTAACTCGTTGGGGCCCGGAGTGCTATTCTACCTAcgtatatctctgataccaaactataccGACCCgtacccaaagtggggtactggGACACTTGTCCATAACTCATGTTAAACAACACAGTTGaagcataaatatatatataaaccctaaatgcaataccagagttctaatttcACCATAATTACATACATAAATCCCCAATATTCATAATACATCCCATGATACACAAAACATATCCATGTCTCACCAATACTTACTCTGAACTACAATATCTAAGTCCTGCCTTGGAGGTCTCTATGCTTGGttccttggatttcctgaaatgttaaagttattggggtgagacacctcttagtaagacaaaatagaTTATCGTCAATGCGTGACAACATGGATTTTAGTGTATCATAAACATATCATGTAAATGATTAACTATAACTAataaatcatgtaaatttgtactcatatatatatatatatatatatatatatatatatttggaaaatacatactttttaATAGAAGCATACTTTATCGTAATAAGTTTCTCTATATatgtaaatcatctgttatatttatacataaaagaattttttcctaaatggacaatcatataacatcatataataaccccacatgatcgggttgtgcgggcTCATAAGCGGGACTtgcaatggctggcctaccacacTAGGCCAAGCATAACgcttctgtaagtacgattggctacccagcctggtccggactaccaaggaggtactctactcttctctgGCTCAATTAACTATCCATACACCAACACTTCCTTAATAGTGTGGTGACACTGACTATATCATATTAGTTACAATACTGTGCTCTAAACAtaattggtccatcagggttcctaTACCATATAATATTGttcatatatataataaaactataacttgatctcattttcataaaacatGTTTGTATCGTCATAAAATATTATAACAGGTTTATTTATGCAGTAACATAttcattactcatgccacacaatttgagtgataattcataatataataatttgcCTGGGAAAAGTATATTTTAGCTGAAAAATAAACGTATAATCATTTCTAGGATTTACTTAAACCCAAAATACCTAGTTTtccaaaaacatacatataataataattcaaaatgtccattttcatatgcctaaatattcagaaaagcatatatatattattcctGTAATCacatactacaatttaatcggttaatttttCCAAAACTAACTGACATAATCTACTCCTCTTACCTTATCCCTAgagtggtgcttaggatcccCAAACAATGAATTTGCTCAGGTTAAAATGCCAAGGATCGAAGCTGGGACCCTCTaatggtgtctgatcgtcaactTGACTGAAatttggggagaaattgaagagagagagagagagagagagagagagagagtgtgtgtgtgtgtgtgtgtgtgtgtgtttgcaacctagagagtgagagagttataattttttccaaaaaaatgaaCTAGGAACTATTTATAAATTGCTATCCCCGAACAAAACCATCAACAATTTCccaaaaatcgtcgacgatttggttttttaaccaaaccatttttcaCCGTTTTTCCCTTACTGGCCCTCGCTAAGtcaaaaccattgacagttttctCTAAGCTtaccaaactgttgacggtttggtcctgcaccaaaccgattttcaatttttctttattattatgtttttgggtctctacatcctcccctccttataaaatttcgtcctcgaaattttctaattAGCTCTTATATCATCATTTGGAAATCATTGTCATGtttacccgactctagaaagaatCGACGGTCACCCAGATAGCAGCCCCgacccaaatttattaattaccctcacttatggcgaaagaatactgtggttacatatatgggttttgggagattacaagtagttAAATAAAAGTTCTCCCAAAACTACTCAAAACTTAAATACCATATACAGATAGATTTAAACTAAACAACTTATCCTAAACAAATTGTTGGCTtaacatggcttttgaatctcgttttgatgataacaaatgaaggttgatttaatatgtattgttaagtgatgatgttttggGAATGCTTAAATGACAAAGTTCAATATATCAAAGGAaaagcaagttcaagatcaccaaggaccatGAAGCAACACttatcttcaaagtgatccaaaggaagttCAAGTGAACCAGAATTATCAAAGCATGTGGAATtataaagttgactcaagctcaaagtctcagaggactcaaagcaaaaactcatatgaagacttcaaagcttagagtgtttaaggctttaggatgaactttgtaagtacttcatattcaaatatcatcTGAAATGGTTTGAAGCTCACTAGGGTTTGtcttagacttagagaccttgttttaaaacactggaaaatgattttgtaaagtaacaaagcaaaagagctaagtatttttgaaaactaaacataaaaataagaaatttgttCATTCAGGCGACTAAAGTCAAAGCTCAGGCGCATGAATAATTTCCTCAGGCAACTGAATAATAAGTTCATGCGCCTGAAGATTTCCTAATGAATTTCTGAAAAGGCAGTAtaggttcaggcgactgacccttatCACCTCAGGTGACCAAACACTGTTaacggctatattttttaaaagttttaaaattcaaaattaagtttcttgtgccccaaattttgtaaaaacttgggaatactccaagtaaacttaggcaaCACGAATTAGCCTTTATgagcttataaatacatgttttcatgaATCAAACTATACCAAGCAATTAAAAAATCTGCTCTTAAGCTGAAAGCTCTCTTATTCTcttaaagctctctcttgctcacttttACAAACTGAGAATTGCTGAAATTTTGAAGTGCTGATCATTCTTCTCTAAGCTATACAATCGAAAATACTGatttccatctagagaagtattccgGTAAATTGTTCTTGAGCTTTAACTCTATTTTGTTtggtatttgttattgaagtatatagatttcaattttactaaccaactctatctgagagcattctttgtacaaaagaaattgttttcttgtttcttgtttctttaacCGGTTTAAGTATTTGGATTGTtgtaaccgagcgtggggtatcgcttggagagggggctccaccctaaaggagggttgtaatcggTTTGTTCCGTCTAGAAAGGAACGAATTAGTgtaatccttaggtggtcttgtcTAAGGCGAGGAAGTatgctggggataagtcgaacctcgcaaaaaatcttggtctcactctctctacccttttctatttaaaattcagcatatatacaaattgtgttttcaAAGTGCAGGGTTGTTgaaactgagattgagaagactttttaatctaagaaagtacgttggttaatattttgcggaaacctttaaggaagtacgttgattaacctcttacggaaatcttgattaaaagaagttcttaaaaatcatacatatagggCTATAAGCTGAAAATTGGCAAacgctgaaaataaagaaaagtacTGCAAGCTTTCTCAAATTTTGGTTAGTATTGTGGTTGATTAATAGGTtactatttgtgtttgtgattggtatttggtttatgtttgaattgtggttgatttaaaattaagtcattcttatgtgtttgcttaaatatacaaaaaaaaaaactgaagatTTGTAATAACACTTagaagaatttttataaacccaattcacccccccccctctcttgggataacaccttgactttcaattggtatcaaagcctagttatagcaaatcctaaatagaagttatataaaggtctaaatggcacgCCTAGGTGTTTCCCTTTTTACTGAAGGTCAATTATCTACTAGAccgcctatcttttgtggtttaaattataaattttggaaacaaagaatgaggatatatattcaaaccatggattggaaagcatggaaggttgtcacacatggtgactacattcccaCTAAACTCGTAAATGgcaaagaagtccctaaagaagaaagaaacttgaccgacaatgattataaaatgatgcaagtaaactctagtgtcaTGAATGCACTGTATTATGCTTTAGACATTAATGAAATTactagggtcatgacatgtaagtcaaccaaagaaatttgggacaagctagaagtaacctatgaaagaactgtacatgttagagatagtagaatcaacatgctcacaagcgagcatgaggctttcaagatgaactcagatgaaaccatcactagtatgtacactaggttcactcacataataaactccctcaatgccttagtgTTGACCTAATTgatcatatcccgttttgataatgacaaataccttggtattgatgtttgccctgagcttgtatgcaggttcactctacgcatgaaattgaaaagagttaTATCTTATGGTGGCATATGGTGACCCCAAGGAAGAATGAAGATTACTGTAttcatttgtaattgtatttttatattgTTCATTATGaattgtaattcaatatggtttgtaataactgcatcatgcgtGATAGACCTATATGCTCAGGTTGCCTTAGATTGATCTTTACGTTCCTACACATTTAGTGCACAGGACCCCACTAAATTCACATGTCATCAagggtaaatttaaattaaagtatgaacCCTAGGCCTAAAATCGTAAGGATTTCGAGTGACCAaaccaggcaagtcaaattgccttggtcgaccgaactgttgaATGGTCAAATAATTTACctgacttcgggtgaccga
This region includes:
- the LOC131148449 gene encoding uncharacterized protein LOC131148449, which encodes MADDPDFTVELDLTNFPSYGWPDYNSFIEDIRRQLPVRYSHNRPVLTPESQPPSHWFHVVLRTSENYAVRFAMRADNLYLVGYRFENSQQWFEFTETVTREDGSREIVQLIDESTLLGFSGGYNALLRAAETEWTSIGVNFTDVQQAVANLNTDNGQQRAKSLLKIIIMISEAIRFEELRQFISTNYNTASATVTPEHQTLVRSWGNLSGRLLRADIDPDLYYFRLPANNTLPIQTAEEAAAALGIIKDCVAVRQSSTFQRVSRAANLYGEPLVEVFSVSIKTSGGEIGLYGMVTVTDGLNSQYMYDRLREDPESIYSGDTITLTGPARSISAYDSFTIAVDLMDENADASTDEVSYGQLSWNVFVTANEYDTPLKKDVEGKGGSVTISYIVLSNAVQANVEIILINGDGKDPAQIFGIVTAASDQFSNYESMLKILIK